The Sorangiineae bacterium MSr11367 genome window below encodes:
- a CDS encoding tetratricopeptide repeat protein → MRALLGLLLAASCLGGLGCLARPTVTRVYEGHVVEGGIVLPEQYATFLRGAMAEEQGDLSAALHAYEAASEMDPTDPEIWTRIGAVRCQKDPRDERARTAFGRAIDLDREYAAAWSARAKCDLLRGQDRAGMQREAERAVEFDPQATEPQVILATALAMQSPSADAARNRLLALTLKQRSSTAAWRALGAWAKSHRDPALAARAYGEVAKISPVAHAEVASVVLELAGAGELVAARSLAGALVDARRSTGAGPEVRGFARPTFNAEAGVPGNRLVARLAVDDAVSMGDRERVRRRAVSSHLALDVVAGRALLLGRPDMAREFAEPLVQADPRASGARLVLAILAYEADDKAGLTRAFADAGGGKGAKSGGDVPVVAEAILPFLRVVSRAMGPEIARRVATALPCETIVAGDALVVPLSVALADSGALAPDALSADGRLELAVRRGESVTGSLDALDARHRLLMLASTRPTSNEARALLRHMGASWVRDPLVAVAMGRMAVAGAVEVDATTPTRIAEVAPADPLVATTALELARKHGDTAAALSIGARLSAIATTPHQAR, encoded by the coding sequence ATGAGGGCCCTTCTGGGGCTCCTCTTGGCTGCATCCTGCCTCGGGGGGCTGGGGTGCTTGGCCCGACCTACGGTGACGCGGGTGTACGAGGGGCACGTGGTGGAAGGCGGCATCGTGCTGCCGGAGCAGTACGCGACGTTTCTGCGCGGGGCGATGGCCGAGGAACAAGGGGATCTCTCGGCCGCGCTCCATGCCTACGAGGCGGCCTCGGAGATGGACCCGACGGATCCGGAGATCTGGACGCGGATTGGGGCCGTGCGCTGCCAGAAAGATCCGCGCGACGAGCGGGCGCGTACGGCGTTCGGGCGCGCCATCGATTTGGACAGGGAGTACGCCGCGGCGTGGTCGGCCCGGGCGAAGTGCGATTTGCTGCGCGGGCAGGATCGCGCGGGCATGCAGCGCGAGGCGGAGCGGGCCGTGGAGTTCGATCCGCAGGCCACGGAGCCGCAGGTGATCCTCGCGACCGCGCTGGCGATGCAGTCGCCTTCGGCCGATGCGGCGCGGAATCGGCTTTTGGCGCTGACGTTGAAGCAGCGTTCGAGCACGGCGGCATGGCGGGCGCTCGGTGCCTGGGCGAAGAGCCATCGGGATCCGGCGCTGGCCGCGCGCGCGTACGGGGAGGTGGCGAAGATTTCGCCGGTGGCGCACGCCGAGGTGGCGTCGGTGGTGCTGGAGCTCGCGGGCGCCGGTGAGTTGGTGGCGGCGCGATCGCTCGCGGGCGCGTTGGTGGATGCGCGGCGTTCGACCGGCGCAGGGCCGGAGGTCCGCGGCTTTGCGCGGCCGACTTTCAACGCAGAAGCGGGGGTGCCGGGCAATCGGCTGGTGGCGCGCCTGGCGGTGGACGATGCCGTCTCGATGGGCGATCGGGAGCGGGTGCGGCGTCGCGCGGTGTCGAGTCATCTCGCGCTGGACGTGGTGGCGGGGCGCGCGCTTCTTCTGGGGCGCCCCGACATGGCGCGCGAGTTTGCGGAGCCGCTGGTGCAAGCCGATCCGCGGGCGTCGGGGGCGCGCTTGGTGCTGGCGATTCTCGCGTACGAAGCCGACGACAAGGCCGGGCTGACGCGTGCATTCGCCGATGCGGGCGGCGGCAAGGGCGCGAAGTCGGGCGGCGATGTGCCGGTGGTGGCCGAGGCCATTCTGCCGTTCTTGCGCGTGGTGTCTCGCGCGATGGGCCCCGAGATCGCGCGCCGTGTGGCCACCGCGCTGCCCTGCGAGACGATTGTTGCGGGCGACGCGTTGGTGGTGCCTCTTTCGGTGGCCCTGGCCGACTCCGGCGCGTTGGCCCCCGACGCCCTTTCCGCCGACGGCCGGCTCGAACTCGCCGTCCGCCGCGGCGAAAGCGTCACCGGTTCGCTCGACGCCCTGGACGCGCGTCACCGTTTGCTGATGCTCGCCTCGACGCGCCCCACTTCGAACGAAGCCCGCGCGCTGCTGCGCCACATGGGCGCCTCCTGGGTTCGCGATCCCTTGGTCGCCGTCGCCATGGGCCGCATGGCCGTCGCGGGCGCCGTCGAAGTCGACGCCACGACGCCCACGCGCATCGCCGAAGTGGCCCCCGCCGATCCCCTGGTCGCGACGACCGCCTTGGAGCTCGCACGAAAGCACGGCGACACGGCCGCCGCCCTCTCCATCGGCGCCCGCCTCTCCGCCATCGCCACCACCCCGCACCAAGCGCGCTAG
- a CDS encoding type II toxin-antitoxin system prevent-host-death family antitoxin, giving the protein MNINVYAAKTQLSSLLDKAAEGEEIVITRNGRPVAKLVPANAPTKRRVLGRLKGRIRIRKDFDAPLPDDVLDAFERK; this is encoded by the coding sequence ATGAACATCAACGTCTACGCCGCGAAGACGCAACTCTCCAGCCTTCTCGATAAGGCTGCGGAAGGAGAGGAGATCGTCATCACGCGGAATGGCCGTCCCGTCGCCAAGCTCGTTCCGGCGAACGCCCCCACGAAGCGTCGGGTGCTCGGCCGACTGAAAGGGCGCATCCGAATTCGAAAGGACTTCGACGCCCCTCTACCAGATGATGTCCTCGATGCATTCGAGAGGAAGTGA
- a CDS encoding NADH-quinone oxidoreductase subunit M, whose product MPTALIAALGGLIPILVPSFVAYLVPKGRGSKLRLPLALITALIVIFVMRMWWTNPAAEEEAVAESTSLLAWIVGLPLFGSVAVLFFPRNSPRVLQWATLGFMFAALAVSLPLLRVDMGRTFHFNQDIVWLAKFGIHWHVAVDGISLWLIILTNFTVPIAAYASFGSIHARMKEWCFSLLLLQAGMLGSFVALDLFLFYVFWELMLVPMYVMIGVWGGTNRIKAAIKFFLYTMFGSVLMLAAILYLAYTYAKLNGGTPSFDYFELQRVLLPRHIQLWLFGAFTLSFVIKVPMFPVHTWLPDAHTEAPTGGSVILAAVMLKLGTYGYLRFCIGLFPEASTELAANLAGVAVLGGIIYGALCAYKQDDVKRLVAYSSVAHLGYVMLGLFAATPASVEGAVLQMINHGISTGALFLLVGVIYDRRHTRQVDEFGGLTKVMPIYAVLFIIATMASVGLPGTNGFVGEFMVITGTFVSTRLGHFNGIQAVGAAIGVILGALYMLNVVQKMFFGPITKPENKKLHDVNNREIIALAPLVIAIFAIGLFPNIFLSRMRGATDRVLGDLQARVEQSPAPRFYQGPIRLLARRPEAPQTAEAAAAEASPSPSPPPSGLAQ is encoded by the coding sequence ATGCCTACCGCATTGATCGCTGCCCTCGGCGGCCTCATTCCCATCCTGGTCCCCTCGTTCGTCGCGTACCTCGTGCCGAAAGGGCGCGGGTCGAAGCTTCGCTTGCCGCTGGCGCTCATCACGGCGCTCATCGTCATCTTCGTCATGCGCATGTGGTGGACGAACCCCGCAGCGGAAGAAGAAGCCGTCGCCGAGTCGACCTCGCTCCTCGCGTGGATCGTCGGCCTGCCGCTCTTCGGCTCCGTCGCGGTGCTCTTCTTCCCGCGCAACTCACCGCGCGTCCTTCAGTGGGCCACGCTCGGCTTCATGTTCGCGGCGCTCGCGGTCAGCCTTCCGCTGCTGCGCGTCGACATGGGTCGCACGTTCCACTTCAACCAGGACATCGTCTGGCTGGCGAAGTTCGGCATCCACTGGCACGTGGCCGTCGACGGCATCTCGCTCTGGCTGATCATCCTGACGAACTTCACGGTGCCCATCGCGGCCTACGCGTCGTTCGGGTCTATCCACGCGCGCATGAAGGAGTGGTGCTTCTCGCTGCTGCTTCTGCAGGCGGGCATGCTCGGGTCGTTCGTCGCGCTCGACCTGTTCCTCTTCTACGTCTTCTGGGAGCTGATGCTCGTCCCCATGTACGTCATGATCGGCGTGTGGGGCGGTACGAACCGCATCAAAGCGGCCATCAAGTTCTTCCTCTACACGATGTTCGGCTCGGTGCTGATGCTGGCCGCCATCCTGTACCTCGCTTACACGTATGCGAAGTTGAACGGCGGTACGCCCTCGTTCGACTACTTCGAGTTGCAGCGTGTTCTGCTCCCGCGGCACATCCAGCTCTGGCTGTTCGGCGCGTTCACCTTGTCGTTCGTCATCAAGGTGCCGATGTTCCCGGTGCACACGTGGCTGCCCGATGCGCACACGGAGGCGCCCACGGGAGGCAGCGTGATCCTGGCCGCCGTCATGCTGAAGCTCGGTACGTACGGCTACCTGCGCTTCTGCATCGGTCTGTTCCCCGAGGCTTCCACCGAGCTCGCGGCGAACCTGGCCGGCGTGGCGGTGCTCGGCGGCATCATCTACGGCGCGCTCTGCGCCTACAAGCAGGACGACGTGAAGCGCTTGGTCGCGTACTCGTCGGTCGCGCACTTGGGTTACGTCATGCTGGGCCTCTTCGCGGCCACGCCGGCGTCGGTCGAGGGCGCGGTGCTGCAGATGATCAACCACGGCATCTCCACCGGCGCGCTGTTCCTCTTGGTCGGCGTCATCTACGACCGCCGGCACACGCGTCAGGTCGACGAGTTCGGCGGCCTCACCAAGGTGATGCCGATCTACGCGGTGCTCTTCATCATCGCGACGATGGCCAGCGTCGGGCTCCCCGGCACGAACGGCTTCGTCGGTGAGTTCATGGTCATCACGGGCACGTTCGTGAGCACGCGGCTCGGGCACTTCAACGGCATCCAGGCCGTGGGTGCGGCCATCGGCGTCATCCTCGGTGCGCTCTACATGCTCAACGTGGTGCAGAAAATGTTCTTCGGGCCGATCACCAAGCCGGAGAACAAGAAGCTGCACGACGTGAACAACCGCGAGATCATCGCGCTGGCGCCGCTGGTCATCGCCATCTTCGCCATCGGGTTGTTCCCGAACATCTTCCTCTCCCGCATGCGCGGCGCGACCGACCGCGTGCTGGGCGATCTGCAGGCGCGCGTCGAACAGAGCCCCGCACCGCGCTTCTACCAGGGTCCGATTCGTCTGCTTGCGCGGCGGCCCGAAGCTCCCCAAACGGCGGAGGCAGCAGCCGCCGAAGCGAGCCCTTCCCCCTCCCCTCCCCCGAGCGGTCTCGCTCAGTAG
- a CDS encoding NADH-quinone oxidoreductase subunit N gives MQLAFALSPLIVLGFGAMLLMVAEAFARHGAGKRPTGLAMGTTVVFLAAGAFSAAVWLHGPESLDVSPVAPWLLIDRFSLFFNVLLCLGGALASLLAGGYLPEHNLDRGEFYSLLLFSTFGGMMLAAAGDLLTLFLGLETMSLGAYALTAFRRTSARSAEGGLKYFLLGSFAAAIMLYGFALLYGATAHTDIVGIGAALAGGATKSPMVILALVFILIGLVFKVSAVPFHMWTPDAYEGAPTPATTFMAAVVKSGAFAMMLRVLLTMFGDPASMSWASGWPPVLAWIAVLSMTVANLIAGRQESVKRMLAYSSVAHAGYLLVAVVATARSPQQGTASVLFYLLTYTVSTVGAFGALIYCGRRGAEAVSYEDLAGIGKRHPAAALAFSFFLLSLAGIPPLAGFFGKWYVFRAAMDGGFYVLAIVGFLNSVLGAYYYLRVMVYMYMREPAAGAPIATPMRSGYVAAALVVSAFLVLALGILPTRSLDVAEAAALTLRE, from the coding sequence ATGCAGCTCGCATTCGCACTCTCACCGCTCATCGTTCTCGGCTTCGGCGCCATGCTGCTGATGGTCGCCGAGGCATTCGCACGGCACGGCGCCGGCAAACGCCCCACGGGGCTCGCCATGGGCACCACCGTGGTGTTCCTCGCGGCCGGCGCTTTCTCCGCCGCCGTGTGGCTGCACGGCCCCGAGTCGCTCGACGTTTCGCCCGTCGCTCCATGGCTGCTCATCGACCGGTTCTCGCTGTTTTTCAACGTGCTCCTCTGCCTGGGCGGCGCCCTCGCGTCGCTTCTCGCGGGCGGGTATCTGCCCGAGCACAACTTGGATCGCGGTGAGTTCTACTCGCTGCTCCTGTTCTCCACCTTCGGCGGGATGATGCTCGCCGCGGCGGGCGACCTGTTGACGCTGTTCTTGGGCCTGGAGACGATGTCGCTCGGCGCCTACGCGCTCACGGCGTTCCGCCGGACGTCCGCGCGTTCGGCCGAAGGCGGGTTGAAATACTTCCTGCTCGGCTCCTTCGCCGCGGCGATCATGCTCTACGGGTTCGCGCTGCTCTACGGCGCGACGGCCCACACGGACATCGTCGGCATCGGTGCAGCGCTCGCGGGCGGTGCGACCAAGAGCCCGATGGTGATCTTGGCCCTGGTGTTCATCCTCATCGGCCTCGTCTTCAAGGTGAGCGCGGTGCCGTTCCACATGTGGACGCCCGACGCGTACGAGGGTGCGCCGACGCCGGCGACGACGTTCATGGCCGCCGTGGTCAAGAGCGGCGCGTTCGCGATGATGCTTCGCGTGCTGCTGACGATGTTCGGCGATCCGGCATCGATGTCGTGGGCCAGCGGTTGGCCTCCGGTGCTCGCGTGGATTGCGGTGCTGTCGATGACCGTGGCGAACTTGATCGCGGGCCGTCAAGAGTCGGTGAAGCGCATGCTCGCGTACTCCAGCGTGGCGCACGCCGGGTACCTCTTGGTCGCGGTGGTTGCGACGGCGCGCTCGCCGCAGCAGGGCACCGCGAGCGTGCTGTTCTACCTTCTGACGTACACCGTTTCGACGGTGGGTGCGTTCGGCGCGCTGATCTACTGCGGCCGTCGCGGCGCAGAGGCGGTGAGCTACGAGGACCTCGCCGGCATCGGCAAGCGTCACCCAGCAGCGGCACTGGCGTTCTCGTTCTTCTTGCTGTCGCTCGCGGGCATTCCGCCGCTCGCGGGCTTCTTCGGCAAGTGGTACGTGTTCCGCGCGGCGATGGACGGTGGCTTCTACGTGCTCGCCATCGTGGGGTTCCTCAACAGCGTGCTCGGCGCGTACTACTACTTGCGCGTGATGGTCTACATGTACATGCGTGAGCCGGCGGCGGGCGCTCCGATTGCGACGCCGATGCGTTCGGGTTACGTGGCGGCAGCACTGGTGGTGAGCGCGTTCCTGGTGTTGGCACTGGGCATTCTGCCGACGCGTTCGTTGGACGTGGCCGAAGCCGCTGCCCTGACGCTCCGCGAATAA